One genomic region from Portunus trituberculatus isolate SZX2019 chromosome 5, ASM1759143v1, whole genome shotgun sequence encodes:
- the LOC123514893 gene encoding LOW QUALITY PROTEIN: cytochrome P450 3A31-like (The sequence of the model RefSeq protein was modified relative to this genomic sequence to represent the inferred CDS: inserted 1 base in 1 codon), producing MWLEVLAAVVAVVVVVLGYSKYKRAYWSFRGVPCVPKSLPILGHLLNFMKKSSWLYMDKLYREQGGDKVLGLYFFHKPRLCVGDLELVKAVLVKDFDHFVDRPSLSSDLGEEDYFNELLTTIKGDHWKGVRSVLSPSFTSGRLKTMFPLVEEKADHLVTYIKQHVENGRSIYLKESLSLYTLEVISSCAFGVETSALTDGDSIFKQKVDALSTFSSWRLAKILLAMMMPWVCKKLNISLSTPEIKFFREVVEETIKKREQGQKRGDFLDIMMEARXGQENPSAKTPKYKLENKTVVANSFLFILAGFDTTSTTLSFATFLLARYKHYQDRLREEMRGIIRENGTLTYQEVMEAKLLDAVIQGIYPPVHATERQCTKEYRMAEHEVTITPEVTVVVPIWSLHHDPRYWEAPGTFMPERFLPENKDKIVSGAFLPFGLGPRNCIGMRFALMKAKLALAKLLLNFQISCVPGEEELQLDTTPGLMKPAKTTRLVFTPLE from the exons ATGTGGCTGGAGgtgctggcggcggtggtggcggtggtggtggtagtgttgggcTACAGCAAGTATAAGAGAGCGTATTGGTCATTCCGTGGCGTGCCCTGTGTCCCGAAATCATTGCCCATCTTAGGACACTTGCTAAACTTCATGAAGAAATCAAGCTGGCTGTACATGGataag CTGTACAGAGAGCAGGGCGGCGACAAGGTACTGGGGTTGTATTTCTTCCACAAGCCTCGCCTCTGTGTGGGCGACCTGGAGCTGGTGAAGGCTGTGCTGGTGAAGGACTTTGACCACTTCGTTGACCGCCCCTCCTTATCATCTGACCTTGGGGAGGAGGACTATTTCAATGAACTCCTTACGACAATCAAAGGGGACCACTGGAAGGGCGTGAGGTCCGTGCtgtcaccttccttcacctcggGGCGACTCAAGACGATGTTCCcgctggtggaggagaaggctgATCATTTGGTCACCTATATCAAGCAACATGTCGAAAACGGACGTTCGATTTACCTCAAGGAATCATTGAGTCTTTACACTCTTGAGGTTATTTCATCGTGTGCCTTTGGGGTTGAAACCAGCGCACTGACAGACGGGGACTCAATCTTCAAACAGAAAGTAGATGCATTGTCCACGTTTTCCTCCTGGAGATTAGCAAAGATATTACTCGCTATGATGATGCCGTGGGTCTGTAAAAAGCTCAACATTAGTCTCAGCACGCCAGAGATCAAGTTCTtcagggaggtggtggaggagaccaTCAAGAAGAGGGAGCAGGGACAGAAGCGCGGGGACTTCCTGGATATCATGATGGAGGCAC GGGGCCAGGAGAACCCTAGTGCCAAGACGCCAAAATACA AGCTGGAGAACAAAACAGTGGTGGcaaactctttcctcttcatcctcgcGGGTTTCgataccacctccaccaccttgaGCTTCGCCACCTTCCTTCTGGCCAGGTACAAGCACTACCAGGACCGCTtgagggaggagatgaggggcaTCATTAGGGAGAACGGAACGCTTACCTACCAAGAAGTGATGGAGGCCAAGTTGTTGGATGCTGTGATTCAAG GAATATACCCACCTGTACACGCGACGGAAAGGCAATGTACAAAGgaatacag GATGGCCGAGCATGAGGTCACCATAACCCCGGAGGTGACAGTCGTGGTGCCAATCTGGAGTCTGCACCACGACCCCCGCTACTGGGAGGCGCCTGGAACCTTCATGCCGGAGAGATTCCTGCctgagaacaaggacaagattGTGTCTggtgccttccttccctttggtCTTGGCCCGAGAAACTGCATAG gCATGCGCTTCGCCCTGATGAAAGCCAAGCTCGCCTTAGCCAAGCTGCTGCTGAACTTTCAAATAAGCTGTGTGCCGGGCGAGGAGGAGCTGCAGCTTGACACCACGCCTGGACTGATGAAGCCCGCCAAGACCACACGCCTCGTCTTCACGCCcctggagtag
- the LOC123514769 gene encoding cytochrome P450 3A31-like — translation MWLEVLAAVVAVVVVVLGYSKYKRAYWSSRGVPCVPKSLPIIGHLPNFMKKSSWLYMDKLYREQGGDKVLGLYFFHKPRLCVGDPELVKAVLVKDFDHFVDRPSIGVDFGDEDYFNELLTNIKGDHWKGVRSVLSPSFTSGLLKTMFPLVEEKADHLVTYIKQHVENGRSIYLKETLSLYTLEVISSCAFGVETSALTDGDSIFKQKVDALSTNSSWRLAKILLAMMMPWVCKKLNISLSTPEIKFFREVVEETIKKREQGQKRGDFLDIMMEAREDQKNASAKTPKYKLENKTVVANSFLFIIAGFDTTSTTLSFATFLLARYKHYQDRLREEMRGIIRENGTLTYQEVMEAKLLDAVIQETLRIYPPAHATERQCTKEYRMAEHEVTITPEVTVVVPIWSLHHDPRYWEAPGTFMPERFLPENKDKIVSGAFLPFGLGPRNCIGMRFALMKAKLALAKLLLNFQISCVPGEEELQLDTTPGLMKPAKTTRLVFTPLE, via the exons ATGTGGCTGGAGgtgctggcggcggtggtggcggtggtggtggtagtgttgggcTACAGCAAGTACAAGAGAGCGTATTGGTCATCCCGTGGTGTGCCCTGTGTCCCGAAATCATTGCCCATCATAGGACACTTGCCAAACTTCATGAAGAAATCAAGCTGGCTGTACATGGataag CTGTACAGAGAGCAGGGCGGCGACAAGGTACTGGGGTTGTATTTCTTCCACAAGCCTCGCCTCTGTGTGGGCGACCCGGAGCTGGTGAAGGCTGTGCTGGTGAAGGATTTTGACCACTTCGTTGACCGCCCCAGCATAGGAGTTGATTTCGGGGACGAGGACTACTTCAATGAACTCCTGACGAATATCAAAGGGGACCACTGGAAGGGCGTGAGGTCCGTGCtgtcaccttccttcacctcggGGCTACTCAAGACGATGTTCCcgctggtggaggagaaggctgATCATTTGGTCACATATATCAAGCAACATGTCGAAAACGGACGTTCGATTTACCTAAAAGAAACACTGAGTCTTTACACTCTTGAGGTTATTTCATCGTGTGCCTTTGGGGTTGAAACCAGCGCACTGACAGACGGGGACTCAATCTTCAAACAGAAAGTAGATGCATTGTCCACGAATTCCTCCTGGAGATTAGCAAAGATATTACTTGCTATGATGATGCCGTGGGTCTGTAAAAAACTCAACATTAGTCTCAGCACGCCAGAGATCAAGTTCTtcagggaggtggtggaggagaccaTCAAGAAGAGGGAGCAGGGACAGAAGCGCGGGGACTTCCTGGATATCATGATGGAGGCACGAGAGGACCAGAAGAACGCTAGTGCCAAGACGCCAAAATACA AGCTGGAGAACAAAACAGTGGTGGcaaactctttcctcttcatcatcgcGGGTTTCgataccacctccaccaccttgaGCTTCGCCACCTTCCTTCTGGCCAGGTACAAGCACTACCAGGACCGCTtgagggaggagatgaggggcaTCATTAGGGAGAACGGAACGCTTACCTACCAAGAAGTGATGGAGGCCAAGTTGTTGGATGCTGTGATTCAAG AAACGCTCCGAATATACCCACCTGCACACGCGACGGAAAGGCAATGTACAAAGgaatacag GATGGCCGAGCATGAGGTCACCATAACCCCGGAGGTGACAGTCGTGGTGCCAATCTGGAGTCTGCACCACGACCCCCGCTACTGGGAGGCGCCTGGAACCTTCATGCCGGAGAGATTCCTGCctgagaacaaggacaagattGTGTCTggtgccttccttccctttggtCTTGGCCCGAGAAACTGCATAG gCATGCGCTTCGCCCTGATGAAAGCCAAGCTCGCCTTAGCCAAGCTGCTGCTGAACTTTCAAATAAGCTGTGTGCCGGGCGAGGAGGAGCTGCAGCTTGACACCACGCCTGGACTGATGAAGCCCGCCAAGACCACACGCCTCGTCTTCACGCCcctggagtag